From Paenibacillus sp. V4I7, one genomic window encodes:
- a CDS encoding methionine ABC transporter ATP-binding protein, whose protein sequence is MIHIDNLQKVYEDIPGRVPAIQQIHLHIDRGEIFGIIGHSGAGKSTLLRCVNLLERPSSGSIHIDGEEMTKLDSRQLQAKRRKIGMIFQHFNLLSSSTVAENIAFPLKLAGMGQGAIQTRIKELLDLVGLQEHAHKYPSQLSGGQKQRVGIARALANHPDILLCDEATSALDPQTTNAILALLLDINRKLGITILLITHEMQVIRAICDRVAVMEKGLIVETGKVIDVFLKPQHAVTKEFVGQVSDFSQGSDQDPMMKQGEKHGTVIRITYIGAKTYEPILFETVKSTNVSFAILQGTISSMKSVPYGQLVALLTGGHQEEIDSVIAKLQQEGIDVEVLNQ, encoded by the coding sequence CTGATTCATATCGATAATTTACAAAAAGTATATGAGGATATACCGGGACGTGTACCGGCCATCCAGCAGATCCATTTACATATCGATCGCGGGGAAATATTCGGCATCATCGGACACTCCGGTGCAGGGAAGAGTACCTTACTGCGTTGTGTAAATCTACTGGAGCGACCATCCTCTGGCAGCATCCACATTGATGGAGAAGAAATGACAAAGCTGGATTCTAGGCAGCTGCAAGCGAAACGCCGTAAAATCGGGATGATTTTCCAACATTTCAATCTCCTCTCTTCTTCTACCGTTGCCGAAAATATCGCCTTTCCTCTGAAGTTAGCTGGGATGGGGCAAGGGGCGATCCAGACGCGTATTAAGGAGCTGCTCGATTTAGTCGGTTTGCAGGAACACGCGCATAAGTATCCAAGCCAGCTGTCAGGCGGACAGAAGCAGCGCGTCGGTATTGCAAGAGCCTTGGCCAATCATCCGGATATCCTACTCTGCGACGAGGCGACCTCAGCGCTCGATCCTCAGACAACGAATGCCATTCTTGCGCTGCTGCTCGATATTAATCGAAAGCTTGGCATTACGATCCTTCTCATCACACATGAGATGCAGGTCATTCGTGCGATCTGTGACCGTGTTGCTGTTATGGAGAAAGGCTTGATCGTCGAAACCGGGAAAGTGATTGATGTATTCCTGAAGCCCCAGCATGCGGTTACGAAGGAGTTCGTTGGACAAGTTTCTGATTTCTCACAAGGTTCAGATCAGGATCCGATGATGAAACAGGGAGAAAAGCACGGAACGGTGATCCGAATTACCTACATCGGTGCCAAAACATATGAACCGATCTTGTTCGAAACCGTCAAGTCGACGAATGTGTCCTTTGCTATCCTTCAGGGTACTATTTCTTCCATGAAAAGTGTACCTTACGGTCA
- a CDS encoding acetylxylan esterase: MPLFDFPIDKLVTYEGRNPRPEDFDSYWERAIAEMKAVDPQIELRPSEFQVPYAECFDLYFTGVKGARIYAKYVRPKHVEGPHPAIVQFHGYSGSSGDWSDKLPYAALGYSFFSMDCRGQGGLSEDAGGVKGTTLRGHIVRGLDDHPDQLLYRDIFLDTAQLAGIAMSMPEVDPDRVGALGGSQGGGLTIACAALEPRIKRLAPVYPFLSDYKRVWEMDMAKDAYQELKDFFRRHDPQHKREDEIFTKLGYIDIQNLADRIQGEVLMAVGLSDTVCPPSTQFAAYNKIKSKKQFELYPDFGHEGLPGFTDKTLQFMLGL; encoded by the coding sequence ATGCCATTATTTGATTTTCCAATAGACAAGCTAGTTACGTATGAAGGACGTAATCCCCGCCCTGAAGATTTCGATTCTTATTGGGAGCGGGCAATCGCTGAAATGAAGGCAGTCGATCCTCAAATCGAACTTCGTCCGAGTGAATTTCAAGTGCCTTACGCCGAATGTTTTGATCTCTATTTTACAGGTGTCAAAGGGGCTCGTATTTACGCCAAATATGTTCGCCCTAAACACGTGGAAGGACCTCACCCAGCCATTGTGCAATTCCACGGCTATTCCGGTAGTTCAGGTGATTGGTCAGATAAATTACCGTATGCCGCTCTAGGCTACTCGTTCTTTTCCATGGATTGCCGTGGTCAAGGCGGTTTATCGGAAGATGCGGGTGGTGTGAAGGGAACGACGCTTCGCGGACATATCGTTCGCGGCTTAGATGATCACCCTGATCAACTATTGTACCGGGATATTTTCCTTGATACCGCTCAACTCGCAGGCATTGCGATGAGCATGCCTGAGGTTGATCCCGATCGTGTTGGCGCATTGGGTGGCTCTCAAGGAGGCGGCTTGACGATCGCTTGTGCTGCATTGGAGCCTCGCATTAAGCGGTTAGCGCCAGTTTATCCATTCCTTAGCGACTATAAGCGCGTATGGGAAATGGATATGGCGAAGGATGCCTATCAGGAACTGAAGGACTTCTTCCGCCGTCACGATCCACAGCACAAACGCGAAGATGAGATATTCACAAAGCTAGGCTATATTGACATTCAGAATCTGGCAGATCGTATCCAAGGTGAGGTTCTGATGGCCGTAGGTCTAAGCGACACTGTATGCCCGCCGTCCACGCAGTTTGCTGCTTACAACAAAATCAAGTCGAAAAAGCAGTTTGAGTTATATCCGGATTTTGGTCATGAAGGTTTACCTGGCTTCACCGATAAAACCTTGCAATTTATGTTGGGCCTTTAA
- a CDS encoding helix-turn-helix domain-containing protein — protein MTIKRSIIETPGDQFFLPELPLYVNRVHESFEMLQHTHDFIEISYVAEGSGAHYIDNTSLPVSKGDLFFIPVGVSHVFRPSSIAQKKNLVVYNCIFTQEWLNQLFHSQLNGSKEEFNILFTQATEQSTWLSFKERNGEFQPLFERLHFEYNAHRSGFMTILQTCVAQLLVYMYRSKMDFTPEASKASLQDLDSLLAHIRGHCSSPISLTEAAARLSISERQLHRQLKKHTGMSFMEYVQHARIEACCQQLRTNAHKINDVAAGVGYQDMKFFNQLFKKMTGSTPSQYRQQHR, from the coding sequence ATGACTATTAAACGAAGCATTATCGAAACGCCCGGCGATCAATTTTTCCTTCCGGAACTTCCGCTTTACGTCAACCGAGTTCACGAATCGTTTGAAATGCTGCAGCATACGCATGATTTCATTGAAATTAGCTATGTAGCCGAGGGCAGTGGTGCACATTACATCGACAATACCTCATTACCCGTTTCCAAAGGAGATCTCTTCTTCATTCCTGTTGGCGTCTCCCATGTGTTCCGCCCATCATCGATTGCGCAGAAAAAAAACCTCGTGGTTTACAATTGCATTTTCACCCAGGAATGGTTGAACCAATTATTTCACTCGCAATTGAATGGAAGTAAAGAGGAATTTAACATCCTATTCACTCAGGCAACCGAACAATCTACTTGGCTTTCTTTTAAAGAACGCAATGGGGAATTCCAGCCTCTTTTTGAACGATTACATTTCGAATATAACGCCCATCGCAGCGGCTTTATGACGATTTTACAAACATGTGTGGCACAGCTTCTTGTTTACATGTATCGCTCCAAAATGGATTTCACACCGGAAGCGTCCAAAGCGAGCCTTCAGGACTTAGATAGTCTTCTCGCCCATATTCGCGGGCATTGCAGCAGCCCCATCTCGCTTACGGAAGCTGCCGCAAGATTGTCCATCAGCGAGCGTCAGCTTCATCGCCAGCTTAAAAAGCATACGGGAATGTCCTTCATGGAGTATGTACAGCACGCGCGAATTGAAGCCTGTTGTCAGCAGTTAAGAACAAACGCTCACAAAATCAACGATGTCGCTGCTGGTGTCGGCTATCAGGATATGAAGTTTTTTAACCAGCTTTTTAAAAAGATGACAGGTAGCACGCCCAGCCAGTACCGACAGCAGCATAGATAA